Genomic segment of Buchnera aphidicola (Aphis fabae):
TATCATGTTATGTGGAAATCCATCAATGGTAAAGGAAACATATTTATTATTAAATAAAGAAAGAAATATGACTAAACATCTAAGAAAAAAACATGGACATATTACTATGGAAAATTATTGGTAATTTTAATTAACAACGATCAAAAGCAAATGATATAACTTCATCAATACTTTTCTTATTTAATGCGATCATTATTAAACGATCTAAACCTATTGCAACTCCAGAGCATGAAGGTAAACCGTAATTTATTGCATTTAAAAAATTACTATCTATTTCCCGTATAGGTAAATTCATTTCATATCTTTTCTTATTCTCATTAATTAAACGTTTTTTATTCTCTAAATAATCTGTTAGTTCATAAAATCCATTTCCTAATTCTATTCCCTTGAAAAATATTTCAAATCTTTCTGCAATATGATTGTTTTTTTTATTTAAAGAAGCAAGAGAAGCTTGTTCTGCAGGAAAATGATATACAAATATAGGTCTTTTTTCCCCTAAAAAGGGTTCTATTAACAAAGTAAATAATATTTCCATTACTGTATTTAAATTTTTTTCAGAACATGTTAAATGTGCTAAATTAAATTTTTTTGAAATTTTATATAGTTCAGTGATATTAGTAGAAAATGGATCTATATTTAAATATTTTACAAAAACTTCTTGATAAGAAATTTTTTCTGATTTTTCGAATTTTAATATTTTTTGAAAAAATAAATCTATTTTATCAATAAATTTATTCATAGAACATGAAATTTGATACCATTCAAGAATAGTAAATTCTGGATTATGACGTTGGCCATATTCTTTATTTCTGAAACTACGACATATTTGATATATTGGTCCACTACTAGCTGATAGTAAACGTTTCATATGATATTCTGGACTAGTTATTAACCATAATTTTAATTTATTTAAATTATTTCCTGGAGAAAAATAATTAGTTTCAAATGGTGTTAAATTTATATCTGTAATTGTTGATTTAGATAATGATGGAGTTTCTACTTCTAAAATTTTGTTTTCTAAAAAAAATAAACGAATATTATTAATAATCTTTGATCTTTTAATTAAATTTTTAATAGAAGCACTTGGTTTCCAACTTTCGTGCATACAATTTCCTTTTAAAATTTATATAAAAATAAAATTTAATATTTTAATT
This window contains:
- the epmA gene encoding elongation factor P--(R)-beta-lysine ligase: MHESWKPSASIKNLIKRSKIINNIRLFFLENKILEVETPSLSKSTITDINLTPFETNYFSPGNNLNKLKLWLITSPEYHMKRLLSASSGPIYQICRSFRNKEYGQRHNPEFTILEWYQISCSMNKFIDKIDLFFQKILKFEKSEKISYQEVFVKYLNIDPFSTNITELYKISKKFNLAHLTCSEKNLNTVMEILFTLLIEPFLGEKRPIFVYHFPAEQASLASLNKKNNHIAERFEIFFKGIELGNGFYELTDYLENKKRLINENKKRYEMNLPIREIDSNFLNAINYGLPSCSGVAIGLDRLIMIALNKKSIDEVISFAFDRC